The Vicia villosa cultivar HV-30 ecotype Madison, WI linkage group LG1, Vvil1.0, whole genome shotgun sequence genome includes a region encoding these proteins:
- the LOC131606282 gene encoding uncharacterized protein LOC131606282, whose product MATKGCNKLPTIFDLNKSLQDIIEEVKRRNICLFDILPVVKSDLLVPLVEELLSYYDHEKNLFEINGHKLAVTLEDILYITGLPIRGKPIMKASKENGAFERVFGINNKKPCSIKRLKELAGNSNLDIDTRVKAALLVLIACVVIPTGDSHTIKGDFVNYVERLEEVDNYAWGASLLAFLYSGICKWKVDKQKIVIDGNLWVVLAFFLIRIPDLGEAIDLNLNLDGQQVPLLLPVVEAVSTISYNHKPTYLSKVQKILDTLTEEQICWKPYKLDLHRPILRDQKIYKLLLAPICCMSAVHYHTPHYVHKQFEELEVVDVNQLMWKPPIYKKRKGNRGPTAQTFLSDFELQQWNEGRLVINYLQGHEDNGSVDRLGRHLENVMDNQPDRHVDNVMVDQPEASNSRDVDSSVHVDLPKTFMVNQTWRNVENVMEDQPEGHVDILMVDQTETSISRDVDSVVHVDDQPETSIHADTQFEPHRDSSILNRRSLLDDPELEMMMHVGYASVDEKEDFEAQIVEEAGISLPDGFTELEVNHCPVVGNKNKNNSNNTGHLLWETDNSCLHNLDTSATESIDEPQEIQSVMVDHDCAKEASVVDALCDSMEKQGDEVAVSSIKDDKEAIQEHHDKPYSKLSDTIKSCSIKGTSAPSSSIKNVPPNLQASDVGLQTVFLQTTPLINTSNATVSSARHSCDPKSKKRKNVTTEVEDLDHMSMHLQSHLVSTPVVSNHMSPADATATPVVNVPLTTVEKSVESVSPLSIAAAASVGSNASLQAKLMADEALIFSGHESSCGTYFSEGMSNLGKATPASILKSASGIKNSSSIIGTAMEASRKRFKAASFAIKRAENVEAIVKAAELAEEAVSQAGRIVTMGDPSPLSGLVEAGPGGYWKTFQESSPMNVDKVDRPETYQISI is encoded by the exons ATGGCAACCAAAGGATGTAACAAGCTACCGACTATTTTTGATCTAAACAAATCTCTTCAAGACATCATAGAGGAGGTCAAAAGAAGAAATATTTGTCTCTTTGACATACTACCAGTTGTTAAATCAGACTTGCTAGTTCCATTAGTGGAGGAACTATTAAGTTACTATGATCATGAGAAAAACCTTTTCGAAATCAACGGGCATAAACTTGCTGTTACTTTGGAAGACATTTTATACATAACTGGTTTGCCCATTCGGGGCAAACCAATTATGAAAGCTTCTAAAGAAAATGGGGCTTTCGAACGTGTTTTTGGAATCAACAACAAAAAGCCTTGCAGTATTAAGAGGCTGAAGGAGCTGGCGGGCAATTCAAATCTTGATATTGATACTAGAGTGAAGGCAGCTCTACTGGTGTTAATTGCCTGCGTTGTTATCCCCACCGGTGACTCGCACACTATAAAGGGAGATTTTGTCAACTATGTTGAAAGACTTGAGGAAGTTGACAACTATGCATGGGGAGCGTCTCTTCTCGCATTCCTGTACAGTGGTATTTGCAAATGGAAGGTTGATAAGCAAAAAATTGTAATCGATGGCAACCTTTGGGTTGTATTG GCATTTTTTCTTATCCGCATTCCAGATTTGGGAGAAGCTATTGATCTCAATCTAAACTTGGATGGGCAACAAGTACCTTTGCTGCTTCCAGTTGTGGAGGCGGTAAGCACAATTTCCTACAACCACAAACCCACTTACCTAAGCAAAGTACAGAAAATACTAGACACTCTTACTGAGGAG CAAATATGTTGGAAGCCGTACAAATTAGATCTTCATCGTCCTATACTGAGGGATCAGAAAATATACAAGCTGCTTTTGGCCCCAATTTGTTGTATGAGTGCCGTACATTACCATACACCTCATTATGTCCACAAGCAATTTGAAGAACTTGAGGTGGTAGATGTTAATCAATTAATGTGGAAACCACCCATatacaagaaaagaaaaggtaACAGGGGACCGACTGCCCAAACGTTTTTATCTGATTTCGAGCTTCAACAGTGGAATGAAGGGAGGCTGGTAATCAACTATCTGCAGGGGCATGAAGACAATGGTAGTGTTGATCGACTCGGGAGGCATTTAGAGAATGTTATGGATAATCAACCCGATAGGCATGTTGATAATGTTATGGTTGATCAACCTGAGGCTTCTAACTCTAGGGATGTAGATTCCTCAGTACATGTTGATCTACCCAAGACATTTATGGTTAATCAAACTTGGAGGAATGTAGAGAATGTTATGGAGGATCAACCTGAGGGTCATGTAGATATTCTTATGGTTGATCAAACTGAGACTTCTATCTCTAGGGATGTAGATTCAGTAGTACATGTTGATGATCAACCCGAGACATCTATTCATGCAGATACCCAATTTGAGCCTCATCGAGATAGTAGTATTTTGAATAGAAGATCACTGCTTG ATGACCCTGAGCTTGAGATGATGATGCATGTTGGCTATGCTTCTGTTGATGAAAAGGAAGATTTTGAAGCCCAAATAGTTGAGGAAGCAGGCATTTCTCTTCCTGATGGGTTTACTGAACTGGAAGTTAATCATTGTCCTGTCGttggaaacaaaaataaaaataattccaACAATACTGGACACTTATTATGGGAGACAGACAACAGCTGTCTGCATAATCTTGATACTAGTGCTACTGAAAGTATTGATGAACCTCAAGAAATACAAAGTGTTATGGTTGATCATGACTGTGCAAAAGAAGCTAGTGTGGTTGATGCTCTATGTGATTCAATGGAAAAACAGGGTGATGAGGTTGCTGTTTCTTCTATTAAGGATGATAAGGAGGCAATTCAAGAGCATCATGACAAGCCATACTCGAAATTATCAG ATACAATTAAGTCCTGTTCAATCAAAGGAACTTCTGCTCCTTCCTCTAGCATTAAGAATGTCCCACCTAATTTGCAAGCTTCTGATGTAGGTCTACAAACTGTATTTCTGCAAACTACTCCTCTGATTAATACAAGCAATGCGACGGTATCATCTGCCCGGCATTCTTGTGATCCAAAGtccaaaaaaaggaaaaatgttaCGACAGAGGTTGAGGATCTTGACCACATGTCTATGCATTTGCAATCCCACCTAGTATCAACTCCTGTTGTCAGCAACCATATGTCTCCCGCTGATGCTACTGCAACCCCTGTTGTGAATGTGCCATTAACTACTGTTGAAAAATCTGTTGAGTCTGTATCTCCTCTATCTATTGCTGCAGCTGCCAGTGTTGGGTCAAATGCTTCACTGCAAGCAAAACTGATGGCTGATGAAGCATTGATCTTTTCTGGTCATGAGAGTTCTTGCGGAACTTATTTTTCGGAGGGAATGAGTAACTTGGGAAAAGCAACCCCTGCTTCCATCTTAAAGAGTGCAAGTGGAATCAAAAACTCTAGTTCTATTATTGGTACTGCAATGGAAGCTTCAAGAAAGAGATTCAAAGCTGCTTCATTTGCCATTAAACGAGCCGAAAATGTGGAGGCTATTGTGAAGGCTGCTGAGCTGGCAGAAGAAGCTGTATCACAGGCTGGAAGGATTGTCACCATGGGTGATCCTTCGCCGTTAAGTGGCTTGGTGGAAGCTGGTCCAGGGGGTTATTGGAAGACATTCCAAGAATCTTCTCCGATGAATGTTGACAAAGTCGACAGACCAGAAACCTATCAAATTTCTATCTGA